TACGACCTCCTTTGAGCTCTCAGAATTCGCAATTCCATTCATTTTCACCTCGATAGTCAGAATCGGGAAGAGCAATAAGAGGAGCCCAATAGATGCGAATACTTTCTTCATTTTTACCTAACGTTGAAGCTGGGGTCACTAAACGCCAACGTAAGCGTCACTTGTGCTGACTGGTTCGATTTTCTAAGTTTTCTAAATATGCTTCGATGACAATAAAATGTCCACCATAGGTGTACGTCTCTTTGCTTACTTCATGATTTCTTTTGGCTTCAAAGCTTAATTCCATAACCCATCCAGTGGTTACTGTGGATAATTTATGAGCCTCACCTTCTCGGCATGCTTTCAATAGACCATTCATGAATAAAACATCTATGCCATTTATCCCATATACTTTCTTTTTCCATTCGTCAACTGGTGCAAATGGATCTTCATCAGGTTGCGTATATACGCTCACAATCTCCTCAGGGTAGTTAAGTATGATAACACCTTTCTGTGCTTCATAACCCATAAGCTGAGACCACGATATTTTTACCTCGTCGACAGTTGTATCCAAAAAGTCCCATGACAATTCCTCTGCCCAAATGACGTTTGGAAGTAAGAAAACTATAAGGGCGATTCGATTTTTCATAATATTAGCTAATAAAACTACTGTTGAGTCATAATCGCACTTCTTCATCTCTGATGATGCTAGCCTATCTTTATTCATCTTTTTATCTTCAGAACGTTATAGCTGTCACATAGAGGTAGCGCAGCTACCGGAGTTGTGACCAGCGACTTGTTAGGCATTCATTTCTATTTTAGCCTATTTAGTTTACCCTTCGTTTTGTAGATGTTCTTGTAGTCCCACTGAATAGTCCTTGATTTCTTTAACCAACGTTTTAGATCTTTCACAATTATCTCTTCAACTGAAGTATAAATAATGGAAGCATCCTTAAACTTTCCAGTTCCTCGTTTCAGTTGTGTTTCCTCAAAGTCGGCTCCACTCCAGAACATAAGTCTGATACCAGCTTTCAATCGACTATAGCCCACCGTCGGATTTTCATCTAGAAACCAAACTGGATGACGATGCCATATTTTGCTTTCTGCCTCAGTTAGATAACCGTCGATTATTGACGAGAGGAGTTCGCAAATTTCTTGATCCCCTTCACACTGAGATTGGTTAAACGTTTTTATGTCTGGATGCATTGAAATAAGCCCTTTCTCTGCCTAACAAGTTATTAGCGCGTTTTGATTCCCAGGTGTGATGCTTTAAAATTTGTGTGAATAAAACCTATATTGTAATGTGACGCTATTCATTGTCTCTATCGATCGGCACCAACGTGATTTGAAGCTCAGATGGGTCACTCTCTCCGTATTCGATTGTTCTAGTTTTGTAACCATTCGCACCGACCTGTATTTTGAATCGTCTAACGAAGACTACGGATAATCGCACTTCTCCTTCTCCCAGAATTGTCAGTGTGTGCTTTGGTTTAATTTCATCAAAAGAATACATCGGCTCTACACCGATGAACGCTTCCTTTAATTTCTTTCCTTCTTTGTTTTTGATAATCAGTTGAATATCTCGAAGTGTCAGATCTTCAATTTCCCATTCAAGGTTCGACTTCGAAGACCACATGAAAAAAGCTGTGATACCTAACACTAGAATAAGGATGCTGGATGTCGCCGAAGTCGTATCTGAAAGTGCTTTTCCTATCTTCATTTTTTCTGCTCAACAGTAGTTTTGGATGACGAAATCGTTGTTTAACGAATTTTCAGTATCAGATACTGAATGCTTATTCATTGCAGCAATATTGTTAGACATTGGCTACGATAAACCTTCAGGCACACCGTAGACGAACGCTTGCTTGAAACAGGTCTGAACTATAAATGCCGAACTGGAGCGGCGAACAAAATCAGAATGCTAAGCGAGTCTTTTAGCGCACTTTGAGGCATTCGTTCCTATCAAACGGAAGCACGATCGCCTTGGATTAAGCCAGTAGAAGAGCGGATCTGCTCTCGTTTTCGTCAGTTCTAAATTTCTTAAGACACTTAAATTCCTGATATAGAGAACTTTAAAGTTCGAAAGACTGTGTAAATGCCATTAAGAATCAATATTCTGCTTCATTTTGCTGATTTGATCGCTGATGAACTCGATTGTCCGACTTGTCTGCGTTCAAACGCACCGAATGGAGCAATTTTCAGCGAGTATCGACAAAAGCCTTGGCAACAGCTCTTACAAAACTAGGAGTCTCTGTATGCTACTTGCCAAGCTCCGTAATCCTCTGACTGCAGTTTTCACTCTGCTTTTAGTTCTTTTGGCAAATGCGATCAAGGCCACAGGTCCAGAAGTGGATTTCGGGGCAACGACGACTCCCGTCGCACCGATGCCGAGCTGGAAACCGTCACCGGAAATCGCGGACGATGATGACTGGATCGAGCTGACCTCTGGAGAATGGCTCAAAGGTGAAATCAAATACATGTATGACGAGGAGCTGGTTTTCGACAGTGATAAGCTGGGTGACTTGAGCATCGACTGGGACGACATCAAACAGATTAAGTCGCCGCGAAAGATGAGTTTTCGGCTAAACAACCGGACCACGGTCACCGGGCATGTCCATATGGAGGAAAACGGCGAACTGGAAATCAAGGGTGTCGACGGAGAGATTTTGGCGGATGACGTAGTGTCGATGGTACCCGAGGAAAAGGGTCGCTTCAAGAATTGGACGATCTCGATCAGCATCGGGGCAGATTTTCAAACCGGTAACACGGATGAAACATCCTATAGCGCGAGCGCAAAGTTCAACCGACGCACCGCGCTGACCCGTTTCAATCTATCCTACCTTGGCAATTACAGCAAAAACGACGGGCAAGTCACAACGAGCAACCAGCGGGCCAACAGCTACTTCGACTACTTCGTCGATAAGCGCCTCTTCATTCGGCCCATCTTCGCTGAATATTATCGTGACCGCTTTCAGAATATCAACTTTCAGGGAACGCTGGGCAGTGGTATTGGTTATCAGCTCTACAAGAGTTCGAATGTTGAGTGGGACATCGTTGCAGGCCCAGCCTATCAAGTGACACGGTTCGACACGGTTGTCGCAGGTAGCAAAAAGACGGTCCAAACCCCGGCAGGCCTCTTTGTGACGACTGTAAATTATGATATTACGGACGATCTGACCTACGATGGGAACTACCAGATCATTTTTACCAGCAAGAACTCAGGCCTGATCTCCAACCATTTTGTCTCTACCCTAAGCTACGAGATCAACGATCTATTCGACATCAATACCTCATTGATCTGGGATCGCGTCCAGAACCCAACGGAAAAGGCAGACGGCACATTCCCCAAGAAGGATGACTTTAATCTGATCTTCGGGCTGGGTTTCAGTTATTAGAGCTCTGAGGCAAATTCTTATGATGAATGTCTTTAGCCACAAAAATGCACGAAAAGACACAAAAGCAAAGGAACCTTTGAGTTCGTTAAGCTAGTTTTTTGTGAATTCTTGTGCCTTTTGGTGGCTAAAATATGCACCTTGAGCCTTGCACAAAGCTCGGCCAAGAGAAGTTGGGTAATAAAAAAAGCGGGCCGTTTCCAGCCCGCTTCAAATTGGTTGAACCGATCAGCTCGTTTAACCCAACTGATAAGGAGCCAGCTCCTTGGCAATCTGATTACCGCTGATCGTGACAAATTCAGGGATGCCGTTTTCGAAAGGCACTTCAACTTCGCCCTGGATGAGCGGGCTGGCATACTTATGGAACTGGAAGCTGAGACTGACACCATCTTCATTAATCCAGGTGGCAGGAAGTGGCTTCACCTGATTGGCGATTCCGCTTAGCGGCGTAAGTCCGGTTTCACAGCCGTATTGCTCGGACTCAGTGCGAACGAGTGTGACCATCTTGTCGGATTCACCGGCAATAGCAGCTTCAACTGCAGCCACGCCGCACATGTAAGCTTCGTCGTTGTCGGCCTGAGAAGAACAATGAGCGGCAGAGCGCTGGGCAATACCGAGTTTGTTCGCACGAACGCGCACACCACCAAGGCGCTGCTCAACCAGCTGACGGAGATATTCGGCTGCACCACCGAGAGGCGCATGCCCGAATGAGTCAGCCTGGGAGGCGGCAGCAACATAGTTACCGTCGGTGTCAACAAGACCTTCGCCAACCACAACCATGCAGTAGCGATTCTTTTTCAGGCTTTCCTGAACGAGATAGAGGAAGCGCTCAGAATCGAAAGCGATTTCCGGCAAGAGGATGATATGTGGTGGATCTTCAGGCTGGTTGCGACGCTTGGCCATGGTGGCGCCTGCCGCGATCCAGCCGGCATTGCGGCCCATCACTTCAACGATGGAAACGAAATCATGCTGCCCCACGGCCTCGTGGTCCAAAGCCATTTCCTTGATCGTGGTGGAAATGTATTTAACAACGCTGCCATAGCCCGGGCAATGGTCCGTCACGGGAAGGTCATTATCTACCGTCTTTGGAATACCGATAACACGCAGCTCGTAGTTGCGCTCCTGAGCGAGTTTCGAAATCTGGTCAGCAGTGTCCTGAGAATCATTTCCACCAATGTAGAAGAAATAACGAATGTTGTGGGCCTTGAAAACTTCGAGGATACGGTCAAAATCCTCGGAACGTTTGACCTTGTAGCGGCAGGTGCCGAGTGCTGCTGCCGGTGTGTAACGCAGACCGCGAATGACCTGCTGGCTTTCTTCGGCGAGGTCGACCAAATCTTCGGTCAGAATTCCCTGAATACCGTTGAGACCACCATAGATCTCTTCAATGCAGCCATGGTTAAGGGCTTCGGTGACGACCCCGGCTAGGCTGGCATTTATCACTGTCGTTGGGCCGCCGGATTGGGCGACGAGGACATTTCCGGATAATTCTTCGGACATAAGTATCTTGGTTCGGGATTTAAAGAAAAGCGGGCGAATTTGAAACCACCCTTGTCTCAATGCAACTCCAAAGTCCAAAGAAGCACTCTGAAAACTGAAATACTCTGACTTCCAACCTAGACTCGCTTCGCAATAAGCGACTGCCAGGAATCCATCATATCCTGGAAATAGGAGGTTTGTTCAAAAGGCCAGGCCGCATCTGGATCAATTTCCCAGTCGTCATGCTCCTGAAAATGCTCCTTCGTCCAATCAAAGTAGCCGGAATGATCCGTCCGGAAGAAAAATTGAGCTCCCTTAGGACATTTCTCAGCCAGGACTGAAAGGAAACTGCTTTGAATCATCCGATTCTTAAAATGCCTTTTCTTGGGCCACGGATCAGGGAAAAGCATGAACACCTTGGTGATTTGCGTGCTCTCAGGAAAGACCGAGAGGAACTCAGCAGCTTCGGCCTTGAGAAAACGAACGTACGTTAGATTTCGTTTTTCCACCTTGGCGTTTGCCTTTTCAATCCGCTTCGTCACCAGATCCAGGCCCAGGCATTCCTCCTGCGGATGGGCTTCTGCATAAGCCGTGAGGTAGTGGCCATGGCCACAGCCAAACTCCAAAGTCAGCTCGTCAATCCCAGTGAGAAGTGTGTGAACTTCTTTCTCGAGTGATTCAATCCGGCGCTGGATGTGCCGTAGGTATTCCGGTTCTTCAATCAATTTCCGCGTGAGTTTCGATACTCAATTCAATTTGAGCATCATCCTCATCGTCCATCTCTATAATTGGAAAATCAACTTCAATACGCGTCCCCTCGCCCAATTTACTGACCGCACGCACATCACCACCGTGCAGCTGAACAATGTGTTTCACAATGCTAAGACCGAGGCCGGTGCCCCCCAGCTCACGTGAACGCCCCTTATCTACGCGGTAAAAGCGCTCGAAAATATGCTCAATATCAGAAGCTGGAATCCCGCAGCCATCGTCTTCGACTGAAATACGAACACGATCCTCAACCAGCTCAGTCGAAACAGTAATCGTAGTAAAGCCTTTGGCGTAGCGAATGGCGTTATCCAGTAGATTTTGAATCACCTGACCGACCTTAACCGGATCAACCGTGACTTCGTCCGCTCCCTCCCCTATCTTGATGGCAATGACCTCAACCCCGTCACGCAGGCGTTGTTGGGCACTATCGGCCAAATCAGAAGCGATCTTGCCGAGCGAACAAACCTCGCGGTTGAGGTTTTCCGTGGCCCACTCCAATCGTGAAAGAATGAGCAGATCCTCCAGCAGCAAATGAAGGCGTTGGACGTTCTTATGAATTTTTTCCAGAAAACGAAGGCGGTCGGCATCATCAAGCTGGTCATAATCCTCCAGCAAGGTATCAGAATAGCCTTTGATAATTGTAACAGGAGTTCTTAATTCGTGAGAAACATTGGCAACGAATTCCTTGCGGACATTCTCAAGTCGCTTAAGATTGGTCACGTCATGAAGCACAAAGAGCGTCAAGTCTCGCGAGTCGTCTCCCGACTCAGGAATGCGCGCCCCGGCAACCTCGAGGAAAAGAGTCTGATGCCCACTCATCATCTCGATTTCACCACGACCCGGAGTTTTTCCGTAACGGATCTTGCGCATGAATTCGAGGAAACGAGCACTCTGAATGACGCTTTCGATCTTTTGCCCCTCCAGCGTCCCACTGATTCCAAACAGTTTACAGGCTGCCGGATTGGCCAGATAGAGCCGCCCGGAATTATCAACGACAAAGACCGCCTCGGTCAAATTACCAAGCGTTACATCAAGCTGACGGAGATAGCTGCGCTCCTGCCGGGTAGACTTTTCCCGGTCAGCAGAGAGGTTATTGAAAAGCCGTCCCAGCTTTTCAATGTGGTACTTTCGCCCCCAGGCTCCTTCTATATCAAACAGGAAAGGCTTCCCGCGCTCGACAGCATTGGCCAATCGCCCAAGCACATTACGCAACTGGACTAAACGTATCGCCATGTAAATGACGATGACAGACAAAAGGCCTAAGAGAATCCACATGGTGAGAACACCTTAGGGAATCAACCGTCATCAACAACCCGGTAACCGACACCGCGTACCGTCTGAATAATGTTCGCGTCATGTCCGAGTTTCTCACGTAAACGACGAATATGCGTATCAACAGTCCGTGTTTCGATGTCAGCTTCGTAGTTCCAGACATTAACGAGGAGATTCTCGCGGCTCTGCACCCTGCCCTTACGCTCAATCAAAAGACGCAGGAGCTTGAATTCAGTCGCGGTCAGATCGATCTCATTGCCAGCAACCGTAATCCGGTGCTTTTCAATATCGACGACCACACGGCCAATGACCAGTGACTTCGCTGGACCGGCATCATCGCGATTGGCCAAGCGCTTGAAGAGTGCCTGAATGCGAAGAAGCAACTCACGAGAGTCAAATGGCTTGCTAATGTAGTCATCAGCACCCGTTTCAAAGCCTTTCACCCGATCCTCAGCCTCACCGCGCGCGGTCAGGAAAATAACTGGAACGTTTCGCATCACAGGATCAGCCCGAAGCATTCGACAAATCTGAATCCCGTTCAGCTCCGGCATCATGATATCCAGCACGACCAGATCAGGATGAAACTGGCGTGCTTCACCCATAATCAACAGGGGATCATTAATTACCGAAACAGAATAGCCTTCTTGGCGGAGCTTGTAATCAAGCAATTCTGTGACGTCTGGCTCATCATCAACTACCAGAACCTTTTTTTCCATTTGGGCTGTCATTAGCATTGCAAGTAAGAAAGTTGACTCTCCAAGCCTCTGTTGCCAATCAAGAAAAGCATGCTAATTTACATAACTGTGAAATAGAGAATTAGCAAGAAAATCACGCATATCGCTGAATACCAATGCCTTACACAACATAGACTTTTGAATGTGACGGTGCCGTTGCGAAATTGTAACAGCCGGTAATTACCCTGATTCATTCCATTACCTAAGATATCTACATCTTGAATTGAATGCAAAGCAGCAATCAATCGTGGTCGGCACCTGAACACAGTCAAGATGTAGGTGCTTTATGCAACCAATCTGAAAACAGTCAACCTACCCTGCCCTTTTCGCCTTCTTGTCACTCTTCAGAGCTATCATCAACAGACTGATATCAGTCGGATTGACACCACTGATCCGACTGGCTTGAGCAAGGTTCTCCGGTTTGATTTCATTCAGCTTTGCAGCGCTTTCGATACGAAGCCCGGACAAGCTGCTGTAGTCCAAGTCTCGAGAAAGCTTGATCTTCTCGAGATGACGCATCTTGTCCAAATGCCTCATCTCACGGTCTCGATAACCACGGTACTTTACTCGGTAGAAAAGCTCTTTAAGCGCAGCATTCGAAGCTCCGTCCAGCTCATCCGGTAGTTTGATTCCATCCATGCTGTCCGAACGCCGAATCACATCGCCGTAAGTTCCTCCGCTAGTTGTACGAATCTCTAAATCCCTCTCCCAGCGCTCAACAACTTTAACCTTCTGATCAATACGACCCATACGATCATCCGGAACCAATCCGAGACGCTTTATGTGTTCATACAAGCGAATTTCAGCACTTGCGTGATTGAACAACAAGCGATGCTCAGCACGGCTCGTAAACATACGATATGGCTCACTCGTGCCTTTTGTCACCAAATCATCAATCAAAACACCAATGTAAGCCTGATCTCGGCCTAATATCATTGGATCTTCACCTCGTAGTTTACAGACCGCATTCACACCGGCCACAAGCCCCTGCCCTGCCGCCTCTTCATAACCTGATGTCCCATTGATTTGGCCGGCAAAAAAGAGATTCTCAACCCTTTTGGACTCAAGGCTCGCATAGAGCTGTGTCGGCGGTGCAAAATCATACTCCACTGCATATGCCGGCCGCAACATGACAACATCCTTTAAACCTTCAATACTGGCGAGCATTTCAAGCTGAACTTCAAATGGTAAACTTGTGCTGAGGCCATTGATATACCACTCATTTGTACTCCGCCCTTCAGGCTCTAAAAATAGCTTGTGAGTTGGCTTATCGGCGAATTTCACGTATTTATCCTCAATACTCGGACAATAACGCGGTCCAGTCCCCTCAATCTCGCCCCCATACATGGCTGAAAGGTGCAAATTGTCCCGGACAACTTCACTGGTTCGCTCTGTGGTCGATGTCGTCCAGCACGAGACCTGCTCAGTTCCCGGAAGCCAACCCGGTAATCGCTGGTGTCGATGTTCCACGTGGAACAATCTTTCTGCAATCTCCGGATTCTCGTGAAAATGTTCCACGTGGAACAAATCCTTGCCAACCCGTGTGTCGTAAAACCCAAAGAGCGTCGGTGCGCTATCACCGGTCTGTTCTTCACATTTCGAAAAATCGATACTACTACCAAGAATGCGTGGCGGAGTTCCCGTTTTTAGCCGCTCAAGCTCAATTCCAGCTTCAAGAAAGCTTCCCGAGAGTCCTTTGGCCGTAAAATCACCCAGCCGGCCACCTTCATTCTTGGTTTTCCCAATATGCATGAGCCCACGCAAGAATGTCCCAGTCGTCACAACGACAGTCTTTCCGTAGAAATCGACCTCCAAATTGGTCCGAACACCGGTAACTGAACCATTTTCGAAGATGAGGCCAGTAACCATTGCCTGAAAAACCGTCAAATTCTCTGTCAGCTCGAATATGTGTTTCATTCGGAACTGGTAAGCTTTCTTGTCGCACTGTGCACGTGGAGCCTGAACAGCCGGACCTTTGGAGGCATTCAACAAGCGAAACTGAATGGCTGTCGTATCGGTGGTTAAAGCCATTTCACCTCCCAAAGCGTCAATTTCGCGGACAATATTGCCCTTGGCTTGCCCTCCAATCGCTGGATTGCAGCTCATTTGGGCTATCGTATCAACATTGCCAGTCAAAACCAGCACATCAGCGCCCATTCTAGCAGCAGCAAGCGCCGCTTCACAACCAGCATGACCAGCGCCACAGACAATAACGTCGTAAGGTCTGGAGGGACCAATTTTTAAAGGATTACTCATTTTCCAATGCAAAAAGCTGAGAAAAGCCTGTCCAGCATGGCTTCATTGTCAATTTCGCCAACAATTTGCTCCAATGCATCAACGGCCATGCGCATATCGGAACCTGCCAGTTCTGTTGGCTCACCATTGATTAATTTGGTTCGAGCAGCATCAACGGCGTCGCGTGCCGCATAAAGAGCAGTTGCGTGACGTGCATTGACGACCAAAGAATCAGGGTGGGGAACGATCTCGTGGGCTTCCAGAAGATCAACTACTTGCTTGCGAATACCATCGATGCCTTCCCCTGAGGTTGCAGAAACACGAATATGCCGCAGTTCAGGCAGGTAATCCGCGCGGTCCTTACTGGCCGCCAGATCAGTCTTATTCTCGATTACCAGGCATTTCTCCGCCGCAATGAGCTCCAAAGCTTCATCGGGCAGGGTAGGGGGATCATCAGCGCTATCGATGACCAGCAGAACAAGATCCGCGTGGCTGAGGCGCTGCACGGTCTTTTCAATACCCAAAGCTTCCGTATTATCACTGGCCTTATGAATTCCAGCCGTATCTGTGATTTTCAGAGTGTAAGGACCTGCAATGATACGCTCTGTAATGTAATCACGCGTCGTCCCAGGCTCAGCACTGACAATGGCACGATCTTCACCTACCAATAGATTTAGAAGGCTACTCTTTCCGGCATTCGGAGCTCCGGCAATCACAGTGTTGATGCCCTCAGAAAGGCTTTCCTTATAATTGGCCGTTTGAATCAGAGCGGAAAACTCGGTTGATAGCTTGGCCAAGTCCTGAATCGGACCTGCTTCATTCTCCTCCGGTAAATCTTCTTCTGGAAAATCGATATAAGCCTCGATGTTGGCCTGTATGGATAACAATTGATCGACATACTCAGCAACACGTGACCCCAGCGCTCCATCCAGTTGACGACGTGCCATCTCGATCGCACGCTCACTGCGTGCAGAGATTAAATCGGCCACTGCCTCCGCCTGCGCCAAGTCCAATTTACCATTCAGAAAAGCAGTCCGTGTATATTCACCAGGCTCAGCCATGCGGCAGCCACGAGCGACCAAATCTTCCATAAGTCGTTGAATAACAAATGGATTGCCATGGCACGAGAGTTCCAGCATCGGTTCTCCGGTATAGGATTTGCCGTCAGCAAAGTAGAGTGCAACAACATCGTCAATTTTGTCACCCCTAAGAGACAAATAGTGGCGTAAACTTGCTACTCGTGGCTCAAGCCCACGACTTTCCTTAAAACATTCCTGTGCCAAACGCGAACAATCTGGCCCTGACAATCGAATGACAGCTATTGCAGATTCTCCATGCGGCGTGGAAAGCGAAACAATGGTTTCTCCTAACGGCATTTCGGTAGCAGTCTGCTATTTCTGCTGCCAAGGTCACGACGAAAAGAATTATGAGCCCGCAAATGTGATAGAGCACTTCAACTGAATTCTGCTAAAGCGCTCTAATCGTTGAGCCTTTTAGCGAATGCCTGGCCTTGTAAATTCGACCTTAAATCAAACCAGAAAAGTAGATCTGCAGATAGACGAGGATCATTACAGCAAAGAAACCCAGTAGCTTGAATGCAGGCTGCATGGTCGTCTGCAAAATCATACGGCTGCAGAATACAACAGATGCAATACCGCACATAATGAGGAGTGTAGGGGAGCAGAGGAGACTGACACCCCACGTATTCATCAAAGCAACAGCGAGTCCGAAGTAAATGCTTGGGAGCAAGAGAATTGGAATAAACAAGACAACTTCGGCCCTTCGGAGAAACCTACCGCTATCAGGGTATGTTGTAATCATGCGGCATATATAGCACCGCAAACGCCTGAATGCATCTATTTCCTGCTACGGAAAGTGTTTTTGACGATGGATTTACTCTTTCTCGATGCCTTCGCTACCCGATTTTCCAAGGCTCGCACCTCCGGTGACCTGAACTTTTTCCAGAATCTTATCCTGGATCTCTTTCATAACGTCCGGGTTCTCGCCCAAATAAACTTTGGATGCCTCGCGACCCTGCCCAACGAGATCGCCATTGTAACTTACCCAGGAACCTTTTTTCTCAAGAATTTTGTGCTCAATCCCCAGGTCGAGAACCGAACCTGTTCGAGAAATACCCTCATTGTACATGATGTCGAATTCACAGTCAGTGAAGGGTGGGGCGACCTTGTTTTTGACGATCTTGATTCGCGTCCGGTTGCCCGTCACCTTACCATCAGTGGCTTTGATCTGACCGATGCGGCGGATGTCTATCCTGATGGAGGAGAAGAACTTAAGTGCACGACCACCGGGAGTTGTTTCAGGACTGCCGAACATAACACCGATCTTCTCACGGATTTGATTGGTAAAAATGCAAAGGCAACTGCTGCGGCTGATCGCAGCAGTCAAACGACGCATGGCCTGACTCATCATACGGGCTTGTGAACCAACAGTCGCATCACCCATCTGACCGTCTAATTCCTGACGTGAAACCAACGCGGCAACAGAGTCGACTACGACAACATCAACAGCACCCGAGCGGATCAAGGTTTCAGCGATATTCAGTGCGTCCTCTCCAGACTCCGGTTGAGAAACCATCAGATTGTCCAAGTCAACACCCACAACTTTGGCGTATTTGGGGTCAAGCGCGTGCTCAACATCGATAAATACCGCATTACCGCCCTTGCGCTGTGCTTCAGCGATAATAGAGAGACATAAAGTCGTCTTACCGGATGATTCCGGACCATAAATTTCAACAATTCGGCCTTTGGGCAATCCGCCAACACCTAGAGCGAGATCGATTGCAACAGAACCGGTGGAAATTGTTTCCACCTGCATCTTGGAAGCTTCACCCAGCTTCATGAGCGTGCCTTCACCAAACTGCTTATTAATTGCTGAAATCGCAAGTTTCAGGGTTTGTCCCTCTTTCCCTGCTGGAACTACTGCTGTTTTTTTGGAAGCTGCTGCCATGACCGTATAATTTTTGA
The Rubellicoccus peritrichatus DNA segment above includes these coding regions:
- the mnmE gene encoding tRNA uridine-5-carboxymethylaminomethyl(34) synthesis GTPase MnmE — protein: MPLGETIVSLSTPHGESAIAVIRLSGPDCSRLAQECFKESRGLEPRVASLRHYLSLRGDKIDDVVALYFADGKSYTGEPMLELSCHGNPFVIQRLMEDLVARGCRMAEPGEYTRTAFLNGKLDLAQAEAVADLISARSERAIEMARRQLDGALGSRVAEYVDQLLSIQANIEAYIDFPEEDLPEENEAGPIQDLAKLSTEFSALIQTANYKESLSEGINTVIAGAPNAGKSSLLNLLVGEDRAIVSAEPGTTRDYITERIIAGPYTLKITDTAGIHKASDNTEALGIEKTVQRLSHADLVLLVIDSADDPPTLPDEALELIAAEKCLVIENKTDLAASKDRADYLPELRHIRVSATSGEGIDGIRKQVVDLLEAHEIVPHPDSLVVNARHATALYAARDAVDAARTKLINGEPTELAGSDMRMAVDALEQIVGEIDNEAMLDRLFSAFCIGK
- the recA gene encoding recombinase RecA; the protein is MAAASKKTAVVPAGKEGQTLKLAISAINKQFGEGTLMKLGEASKMQVETISTGSVAIDLALGVGGLPKGRIVEIYGPESSGKTTLCLSIIAEAQRKGGNAVFIDVEHALDPKYAKVVGVDLDNLMVSQPESGEDALNIAETLIRSGAVDVVVVDSVAALVSRQELDGQMGDATVGSQARMMSQAMRRLTAAISRSSCLCIFTNQIREKIGVMFGSPETTPGGRALKFFSSIRIDIRRIGQIKATDGKVTGNRTRIKIVKNKVAPPFTDCEFDIMYNEGISRTGSVLDLGIEHKILEKKGSWVSYNGDLVGQGREASKVYLGENPDVMKEIQDKILEKVQVTGGASLGKSGSEGIEKE